A region of Micromonospora sp. WMMD882 DNA encodes the following proteins:
- a CDS encoding M1 family metallopeptidase, with amino-acid sequence MRQVRRTGRRRVALLAVASLAVGPTLVGCDAGPADPDGPPLSTTASPNVRRFSPGQPGVGDPYFPTYGNGGYDVREYAVKVRYDPASDLLSGVVGLRATATADLSRFNLDLAGLTVRAVTVDGEPATHARDGDELTVTPAAGLPAGNGFAVEIRYDGKPTPLDNALLGAGGFRHTPDGAVALGQPESASSWFPVNDHPSDKATYDIEVTVPDGVTALSNGAPVGRSSSGGWTTWRWAERTPMASYLSTLVIGDYRVSTGEHRGRPVVTAVSERLPKGAADASMAATVEVADYLESVFGPYPSGAYGGVVISDNRITYALETQSRPVYSAGFFRAGENTSVVAHELAHQWFGNSVSITRWQDIWLNEGLATYAEWLWVEHRGGKTAQRSFDDAYAGSPAGVWRTPPGDPGVAELFGDSVYQRGAMTVHALRVTIGDDAFFRFLRTWATEKRDGNATTDEFVATAEQVSGRQLDDLFDAWLFGAERPARPR; translated from the coding sequence ATGAGACAGGTGCGACGGACCGGCCGACGTCGGGTCGCGCTGCTGGCCGTCGCGTCGCTGGCCGTCGGGCCGACGCTGGTCGGCTGCGACGCGGGCCCGGCGGACCCGGACGGTCCGCCGCTGTCCACCACCGCCTCGCCCAACGTCCGTCGGTTCTCGCCCGGCCAGCCCGGCGTGGGTGACCCCTACTTCCCGACCTACGGCAACGGCGGCTACGACGTCCGGGAGTACGCCGTCAAGGTGCGCTACGACCCGGCGTCGGACCTGCTCAGCGGGGTGGTCGGGCTGCGGGCCACGGCCACCGCCGACCTGTCCCGCTTCAACCTCGACCTGGCCGGGCTGACCGTCCGCGCGGTCACCGTGGACGGCGAGCCGGCCACGCACGCCCGCGACGGCGACGAGCTGACCGTCACCCCGGCGGCCGGGCTGCCGGCCGGCAACGGCTTCGCCGTCGAGATCCGGTACGACGGAAAGCCGACCCCGCTGGACAATGCGCTGCTCGGCGCGGGCGGTTTCCGGCACACCCCGGACGGGGCTGTCGCGTTGGGGCAGCCGGAGTCGGCGAGCAGTTGGTTCCCGGTCAACGACCACCCGTCGGACAAGGCCACCTACGACATCGAGGTGACCGTGCCGGACGGCGTGACGGCGTTGAGCAACGGGGCGCCGGTGGGGCGGAGCAGCTCGGGCGGGTGGACGACGTGGCGGTGGGCGGAGCGCACGCCGATGGCGAGCTACCTGAGCACGTTGGTGATCGGTGACTACCGGGTGTCCACCGGGGAGCACCGGGGCCGACCGGTGGTCACTGCGGTCAGCGAGCGCCTGCCGAAGGGGGCGGCGGACGCGTCGATGGCCGCCACTGTCGAGGTCGCCGACTACCTGGAGAGCGTCTTCGGCCCGTACCCGTCCGGGGCGTACGGCGGGGTGGTGATCTCCGACAACCGCATCACGTACGCGCTGGAGACGCAGTCCCGTCCGGTCTACTCGGCCGGGTTCTTCCGGGCCGGCGAGAACACCTCGGTGGTGGCGCACGAGCTGGCCCACCAGTGGTTCGGCAACAGCGTGTCGATCACGCGTTGGCAGGACATCTGGCTCAACGAGGGGCTGGCCACGTACGCGGAGTGGTTGTGGGTGGAGCACCGGGGCGGTAAGACCGCGCAGCGGAGCTTCGACGACGCGTACGCGGGGTCGCCGGCCGGCGTCTGGCGGACGCCGCCGGGTGATCCGGGGGTGGCGGAGCTGTTCGGCGACTCGGTGTACCAGCGGGGCGCGATGACCGTGCACGCGCTGCGGGTGACGATCGGCGACGACGCGTTCTTCCGGTTCCTGCGGACCTGGGCCACCGAGAAGCGGGACGGCAACGCCACCACCGACGAGTTCGTGGCGACGGCCGAGCAGGTTTCCGGCCGGCAGCTCGACGACCTCTTCGACGCCTGGCTGTTCGGCGCGGAACGCCCCGCCCGCCCCCGGTGA
- a CDS encoding DUF5319 domain-containing protein, with protein sequence MHDEPIDPFNGDPADPAAGLHDPGDDSPPEPLTDVERQDVLEDLADLEIYQALLAPIGVRGLVIECEDCREPHYFDWDLLRGNLRHLLSSGRPRVHEPAYDPDPDHYVTWDYARGYADGVHDTLTESGDDEPGATD encoded by the coding sequence GTGCACGACGAGCCCATCGACCCGTTCAACGGCGACCCGGCCGACCCGGCCGCCGGCCTGCACGACCCTGGCGACGACTCTCCCCCCGAGCCGCTGACCGACGTCGAGCGGCAGGACGTCCTGGAGGATCTGGCCGATCTGGAGATCTACCAGGCGCTGCTGGCGCCGATCGGCGTCCGTGGGTTGGTGATCGAGTGCGAGGACTGCCGCGAGCCGCACTACTTCGACTGGGACCTGCTCCGGGGCAACCTGCGGCATCTGCTCAGCTCCGGGCGGCCCCGGGTGCACGAGCCCGCCTACGACCCGGACCCTGACCACTACGTCACCTGGGACTACGCGCGTGGCTACGCCGACGGGGTGCACGACACCCTGACCGAGTCCGGCGACGACGAGCCCGGGGCGACCGACTGA
- a CDS encoding response regulator transcription factor, giving the protein MRTVLVCVRTPLAAQHLSSAAARLGLSAVIRTAVSDPEVMLRIAEQPPDVVLADTALTRPDSAGFVRRVLARAPRAAVLLFGAEESGAAAATISAGARGLIQGADHDLTTAVAKALLLLAASGRSARPVTDPARDAAAVGGGVGRPSVPPPAGGAGRAGGPAAGDAGRSGAAPSGAAGRAGGPSAGGARPGDAALTGGRTVGGPTPGWSATPADPPPGPGRRSAAPAGVDAVVPVQRGDDELDEAAGEPEGRTGPEPGRRPGAGRGGRGGVGLTERELQVLLGMAEGKSNAEIGRELFVSEDTVKTHARRLFRKLGARDRAHAVAAGFRAGLVV; this is encoded by the coding sequence GTGCGTACGGTTCTCGTCTGCGTCCGGACACCACTCGCGGCGCAGCACCTGTCTTCCGCGGCGGCGCGGCTCGGCCTGTCCGCCGTCATCCGTACCGCCGTCTCCGACCCCGAGGTGATGCTCCGGATCGCCGAGCAGCCGCCCGACGTGGTGCTCGCCGACACCGCTTTGACCAGGCCGGACAGCGCGGGCTTCGTACGGCGGGTGCTGGCCCGCGCGCCCCGGGCGGCGGTGCTGCTGTTCGGCGCGGAGGAGTCCGGCGCGGCGGCGGCCACCATCAGCGCCGGGGCCCGGGGCCTGATCCAGGGCGCGGACCACGACCTGACCACCGCGGTCGCCAAGGCCCTGCTGCTGCTCGCCGCGTCCGGTCGGTCCGCGCGGCCGGTCACCGACCCCGCCCGGGACGCCGCGGCCGTCGGGGGCGGCGTCGGCCGGCCGAGCGTTCCGCCGCCCGCCGGCGGGGCGGGCCGGGCGGGTGGCCCCGCCGCCGGTGACGCCGGCCGGTCGGGCGCTGCGCCGTCCGGCGCCGCCGGCCGCGCGGGTGGCCCGTCCGCCGGCGGCGCGCGCCCCGGCGACGCGGCGCTGACGGGCGGCCGGACCGTCGGGGGGCCGACGCCGGGCTGGTCGGCGACGCCTGCGGACCCGCCGCCGGGACCCGGCCGCCGGTCGGCAGCGCCGGCCGGCGTCGACGCCGTGGTCCCGGTGCAGCGTGGCGACGACGAGCTCGACGAGGCCGCCGGGGAGCCGGAGGGCCGGACCGGCCCGGAGCCGGGGCGCCGGCCCGGAGCCGGCCGGGGCGGCCGGGGTGGCGTCGGCCTGACCGAGCGGGAGCTCCAGGTGCTGCTGGGGATGGCCGAGGGGAAGAGCAACGCCGAGATCGGCCGGGAGCTGTTCGTCTCGGAGGACACCGTCAAGACGCACGCCCGCCGGCTGTTCCGCAAGCTCGGCGCGCGGGACCGGGCCCACGCCGTCGCCGCCGGCTTCCGCGCCGGCCTGGTGGTCTGA
- the guaB gene encoding IMP dehydrogenase, translating into MPAGSARVVPLGLTFDDVLLQPGESDVVPSRVNTVTRLTRNVTLSVPLLSSAMDTVTEARMAIAMARQGGIGVLHRNLSVEDQALQVDLVKRSESGMITNPVTASPDDTLRDVDALCGRYRISGVPVVDADGQLVGIVTNRDMRFVTEPTTPVREIMTRTPLVTAPVGVSKDEALALLRRHKVEKLPIVDEAGRLRGLITVKDFTKSEQYPNATKDDAGRLRVAAAVGVGEDAYKRARALVDAGVDVLIVDTAHGHQRAVLDMVRQLKKDTAADVVGGNVATYAGAKALVDAGADGVKVGVGPGAICTTRIVAGVGVPQITAIMEAARAARPAGVPVIGDGGIQYSGDIAKALVAGADTVMLGSLLAGCEESPGELIFINGKQFKAYRGMGSLGAMQSRGQAKSYSKDRYFQQDVTSDEKLVPEGVEGQVPYRGPLSRVAHQLIGGLRLAMGYAGAENIPELHQRGQLIRITAAGLKESHPHDIQMTVEAPNYHTR; encoded by the coding sequence CTGCCCGCCGGTTCGGCCCGGGTGGTACCGCTCGGTCTGACCTTCGACGACGTGCTGCTCCAGCCGGGCGAGTCGGACGTGGTGCCGAGCCGGGTCAACACGGTCACCCGGCTGACCCGCAACGTCACCCTCTCCGTGCCGCTGCTGTCCAGCGCGATGGACACCGTCACCGAGGCCCGGATGGCGATCGCGATGGCCCGGCAGGGCGGCATCGGCGTGCTGCACCGCAACCTCTCCGTCGAGGACCAGGCCCTCCAGGTCGACCTCGTGAAGCGCTCCGAGTCCGGCATGATCACCAACCCGGTGACCGCCAGCCCGGACGACACCCTCCGGGACGTCGACGCGCTCTGCGGCCGGTACCGCATCTCCGGGGTGCCGGTGGTGGACGCCGACGGCCAGCTCGTCGGCATCGTCACCAACCGCGACATGCGCTTCGTCACCGAGCCGACCACCCCGGTCCGCGAGATCATGACCCGGACGCCGCTGGTCACCGCCCCGGTCGGGGTGAGCAAGGACGAGGCGCTGGCCCTGCTGCGCCGGCACAAGGTCGAGAAGCTGCCGATCGTCGACGAGGCGGGCCGGCTGCGCGGGCTGATCACCGTCAAGGACTTCACCAAGAGCGAGCAGTACCCGAACGCCACCAAGGACGACGCCGGCCGGCTCCGGGTGGCCGCCGCGGTGGGCGTGGGCGAGGACGCCTACAAGCGGGCCCGGGCGCTCGTCGACGCGGGCGTGGACGTGCTGATCGTGGACACCGCGCACGGGCACCAGCGGGCCGTGCTGGACATGGTCCGCCAGCTCAAGAAGGACACCGCCGCCGACGTGGTGGGCGGCAACGTGGCCACGTACGCGGGGGCGAAGGCCCTGGTCGACGCGGGCGCGGACGGCGTCAAGGTGGGGGTCGGGCCGGGCGCGATCTGCACCACCCGGATCGTCGCCGGGGTGGGCGTGCCGCAGATCACCGCGATCATGGAGGCGGCCCGGGCCGCCCGTCCGGCCGGCGTGCCGGTGATCGGCGACGGCGGCATCCAGTATTCGGGCGACATCGCCAAGGCCCTGGTCGCCGGCGCCGACACGGTGATGCTGGGCAGCCTGCTGGCCGGCTGCGAGGAGAGCCCCGGCGAGCTGATCTTCATCAACGGCAAGCAGTTCAAGGCGTACCGGGGGATGGGCTCGCTGGGCGCGATGCAGTCCCGGGGGCAGGCCAAGTCGTACTCCAAGGACCGCTACTTCCAGCAGGACGTGACCAGCGACGAGAAGCTGGTCCCGGAGGGCGTCGAGGGGCAGGTGCCGTACCGGGGGCCGCTCTCCCGGGTCGCCCACCAGCTCATCGGCGGGCTGCGGCTGGCGATGGGGTACGCGGGCGCGGAGAACATCCCCGAGCTGCACCAGCGTGGCCAGCTCATCCGGATCACCGCCGCCGGCCTGAAGGAGAGCCACCCGCACGACATCCAGATGACCGTCGAGGCGCCCAACTACCACACCCGCTGA
- a CDS encoding WhiB family transcriptional regulator: MSNVRRLPGPIVDLWDWQRLGACRGRDSAQFFHPDGERGSSRLRRESGAKAVCRACPVRAECAAHALAVREPYGVWGGFSESERLRLLAIGWEDLADRRGHRVDVSRLEARLGRPHKSTVPAQRSVA; this comes from the coding sequence ATGTCGAACGTACGTAGACTGCCCGGACCCATCGTCGACCTCTGGGACTGGCAGCGGCTCGGCGCCTGCCGAGGGCGTGACAGCGCGCAGTTCTTCCACCCGGACGGCGAACGCGGCTCCTCCCGGCTGCGCCGTGAGTCAGGGGCCAAGGCGGTCTGCCGGGCCTGCCCGGTGCGCGCCGAGTGCGCCGCGCACGCCCTCGCCGTCCGCGAGCCGTACGGGGTGTGGGGCGGGTTCAGCGAGTCCGAGCGGCTGCGACTGCTCGCCATCGGCTGGGAGGACCTGGCCGACCGCCGCGGGCACCGGGTCGACGTGTCCCGCCTGGAGGCCCGGCTGGGCCGCCCGCACAAGTCCACCGTGCCCGCCCAGCGCAGCGTCGCCTGA
- a CDS encoding bacteriorhodopsin: MNFENLFDYDVTQYTLVSHVLTLGFAVMAAGLVYFLATRGSVAPRYQFASVLSAVVMVSAFFELWVLSERWSQAFTWNGAAYVQSDTLFSNGYRYMNWSIDVPVLLIQLLVVLGVTGRAFHRSWVTFVAAGLAMIYTGYAGQFHETERSAPYWVWGLVSTVFFLGLLVLVARVIFGSLARLPESARGVARAVWWLVLVSWMLYPGAYLMPALWDSADGVVARQITYTVADITSKVVYGVLLGIIARKVSAAEGHAPAVDDDVARPRGGITAAAR; encoded by the coding sequence GTGAACTTCGAGAACCTGTTCGACTACGACGTGACGCAGTACACCCTGGTGTCGCACGTCCTCACGTTGGGCTTCGCGGTCATGGCGGCCGGGTTGGTCTACTTCCTGGCGACCCGGGGCTCGGTCGCGCCGCGGTACCAGTTCGCCTCGGTGCTCTCCGCCGTGGTGATGGTCTCGGCCTTCTTCGAGCTCTGGGTGCTCTCGGAGCGGTGGAGTCAGGCGTTCACCTGGAACGGAGCGGCGTACGTCCAGTCGGACACGCTCTTCTCCAACGGCTACCGGTACATGAACTGGTCGATCGACGTTCCCGTTCTGCTGATCCAGTTGCTCGTCGTGCTGGGGGTCACCGGGCGGGCGTTCCACCGGAGCTGGGTGACCTTCGTGGCCGCCGGTCTCGCGATGATCTACACCGGCTACGCGGGACAGTTCCACGAGACGGAGCGCTCGGCGCCGTACTGGGTCTGGGGCCTGGTCAGCACGGTGTTCTTCCTCGGTCTGCTGGTGCTGGTGGCCCGGGTGATCTTCGGGAGCCTGGCCCGACTGCCGGAGTCGGCGCGGGGCGTCGCCCGAGCGGTCTGGTGGCTCGTGCTGGTCTCCTGGATGCTCTACCCGGGGGCCTATCTGATGCCGGCGCTGTGGGACTCCGCCGACGGGGTGGTGGCGCGCCAGATCACCTACACCGTCGCGGACATCACCTCCAAGGTGGTGTACGGCGTGCTGCTCGGCATCATCGCGCGGAAGGTCAGCGCGGCGGAGGGGCACGCCCCGGCGGTCGACGACGACGTGGCCCGGCCGCGCGGCGGGATCACCGCGGCCGCCCGGTGA
- a CDS encoding bacteriorhodopsin, whose translation MAHWWLWMYVAAMAGGVVLFARWYADPRNVPRSEYRVAIAVPLWSGGWYLLTALGGGRTEVAGRQVYWAQYVDWMGSASLLLVALTLTGTHALPGRRPGLLGALVGANLAMILSGLAADTTADRSGRYTLYALGVLALVVVYALIWGPLRDHARRQPRAMAAVYQEAALLLSVLWLGYPLLWLAGPSGVGLLDPDPTSLLFAVLSVLSKVGWSVVDLGRLRALSDRGHLTVA comes from the coding sequence ATGGCCCACTGGTGGCTGTGGATGTACGTCGCCGCCATGGCAGGTGGCGTGGTCCTCTTCGCCCGCTGGTACGCGGACCCTCGCAACGTTCCGCGCAGCGAGTACCGGGTGGCGATCGCCGTCCCGCTCTGGTCCGGCGGGTGGTACCTGCTCACGGCGCTGGGCGGCGGGCGGACGGAGGTGGCCGGCCGCCAGGTCTACTGGGCGCAGTACGTCGACTGGATGGGCAGCGCCTCCCTGCTGCTGGTGGCCCTGACCCTGACCGGGACGCACGCCCTGCCCGGACGCCGCCCCGGCCTGCTCGGCGCGCTCGTCGGCGCGAACCTCGCGATGATCCTCAGCGGCCTGGCCGCCGACACCACGGCCGACCGCTCCGGCCGCTACACGCTGTACGCGCTCGGGGTGCTGGCCCTCGTCGTGGTGTACGCCCTGATCTGGGGCCCCCTGCGCGACCACGCGCGCCGGCAACCGCGGGCGATGGCCGCGGTGTACCAGGAGGCCGCGCTGCTGCTCAGCGTCCTCTGGTTGGGCTACCCGCTGCTGTGGCTGGCCGGTCCGTCCGGTGTCGGCCTGCTGGACCCCGACCCCACCAGCCTGCTGTTCGCCGTGCTGTCCGTCCTGTCGAAAGTGGGCTGGAGCGTCGTGGACCTCGGCCGGTTACGTGCGCTGTCCGATCGTGGTCACCTCACCGTCGCCTGA
- a CDS encoding GuaB3 family IMP dehydrogenase-related protein — protein sequence MRDVVEIGLGKTAQRGYHLDDIAIVPSRRTRDVDDVSTTWQLDAYPFGIPCVAHPSDATMSPASAVRLGQLGGLGVLNVEGLWTRYENPTKILEELAGLGEEARATKRLQEVYAEPIRPELIAERVRELRAGGGTVAVRVSPQHTLALAPVILDAGVDILVIQGTIVSAEHVSTTDEPLNLKEFIADLDLPVIVGGCTDYKTALHLMRTGAAGVIVGIGGDSWSTTESVLGIRVPMASAIADAAAARRDYLDETGGRYVHLIADGDVQTSGDIAKALGCGADAVMLGEPLALCAEAPAGGAWWHSAASHPSLPRGAFEVAGEPLGAMERLLFGPADEPDGQLNLFGGLRRAMAKCGYRDLKEFQKVGLVLDR from the coding sequence ATGCGTGACGTGGTCGAGATCGGGCTGGGCAAGACCGCGCAGCGCGGCTACCACCTGGACGACATCGCCATCGTGCCGAGCCGCCGGACCCGGGACGTCGACGACGTCTCCACCACCTGGCAGCTCGACGCGTACCCGTTCGGCATCCCCTGTGTGGCGCATCCCTCCGACGCGACGATGAGCCCGGCCTCGGCGGTCCGGCTCGGTCAGCTCGGCGGCCTGGGCGTGCTCAACGTCGAGGGGCTGTGGACCCGGTACGAGAACCCGACCAAGATCCTGGAGGAGCTGGCCGGGCTGGGCGAGGAGGCCCGCGCCACCAAGCGGCTCCAGGAGGTCTACGCCGAGCCGATCCGTCCCGAGCTGATCGCCGAGCGGGTCCGTGAGCTGCGGGCCGGTGGCGGCACGGTGGCGGTGCGGGTGTCGCCGCAGCACACCCTGGCGCTGGCCCCGGTGATCCTGGACGCCGGGGTGGACATCCTGGTCATCCAGGGCACCATCGTCTCCGCCGAGCACGTCTCCACCACCGACGAGCCGTTGAACCTCAAGGAGTTCATCGCCGACCTCGACCTGCCGGTCATCGTCGGCGGCTGCACCGACTACAAGACCGCGCTGCACCTGATGCGTACCGGCGCGGCGGGCGTCATCGTCGGCATCGGCGGCGACAGTTGGTCCACCACCGAGTCGGTGCTGGGCATCCGGGTGCCGATGGCCAGCGCCATCGCGGACGCGGCGGCGGCCCGGCGGGACTACCTCGACGAGACCGGCGGCCGGTACGTGCACCTGATCGCCGACGGCGACGTGCAGACCTCCGGCGACATCGCCAAGGCGCTCGGCTGCGGCGCGGACGCGGTGATGCTCGGCGAGCCGTTGGCGCTGTGCGCGGAGGCCCCGGCCGGCGGCGCGTGGTGGCACTCGGCGGCCAGTCACCCGTCGCTGCCCCGGGGCGCGTTCGAGGTGGCCGGCGAGCCGCTCGGTGCGATGGAGCGGCTGCTGTTCGGCCCGGCCGACGAGCCGGACGGCCAGCTCAACCTGTTCGGCGGGCTGCGTCGGGCGATGGCCAAGTGCGGCTACCGCGACCTGAAGGAGTTCCAGAAGGTCGGCCTGGTCCTGGACCGGTGA
- a CDS encoding Brp/Blh family beta-carotene 15,15'-dioxygenase encodes MVTSPSPDPLAGAAGPGQPRRGSGPTDPAARRRTAVAGAGPNGPGHGPDRPDRLLWRAGTASQLALGGLLALSPLIRAAGLGDSSVLLIAGLLLGLPHGAVDHLVPAWLSARARPLPARVALLVAYAGTAAVGLAVFRAAPDLALIGFLLLSIVHFGAADEAFHAERDHRRSRPSAHAVLAYGGPPVVVPLALWPNQVDPLLAQVAPRAPALLTTEARMLALVTVLAAVGFTVVRELRAGRARDAVPPLLLTGLFGVVPPALAIGAYFAAWHSCRHVARLTRHDPRNTADLEAGRVGPPLRRFARQAAAPTVVAVAALIALVTWPGHRADPLPATFAVLAALTLPHAALVAWADRRHTPAPRPPGWSPRG; translated from the coding sequence GTGGTCACCTCACCGTCGCCTGACCCGCTCGCGGGAGCGGCCGGGCCCGGCCAGCCGCGCCGTGGCAGCGGCCCGACGGATCCCGCGGCGCGCCGCCGGACCGCCGTCGCCGGGGCGGGACCGAACGGCCCGGGGCACGGACCGGACAGACCGGACCGGCTGCTGTGGCGTGCCGGAACGGCCTCACAACTCGCGCTCGGCGGTCTACTGGCGCTGTCACCGCTGATCCGCGCGGCCGGTCTGGGCGACTCGTCGGTCCTGCTGATCGCGGGACTGCTCCTCGGGCTCCCGCACGGCGCCGTCGACCACCTGGTCCCCGCCTGGCTGTCGGCGCGCGCCCGGCCGCTGCCGGCCCGCGTGGCGCTGCTGGTGGCCTACGCGGGAACGGCCGCGGTCGGGCTGGCCGTCTTCCGGGCCGCGCCGGACCTGGCGCTGATCGGGTTTCTCCTGCTCTCGATCGTCCACTTCGGCGCAGCCGACGAGGCGTTCCACGCCGAACGCGACCACCGGCGGAGCCGACCGAGCGCGCACGCCGTGCTCGCCTACGGGGGACCGCCGGTGGTCGTTCCGCTGGCGCTCTGGCCGAACCAGGTCGATCCACTACTGGCGCAGGTGGCCCCCCGGGCGCCGGCGCTGCTCACCACCGAGGCGCGGATGCTCGCGCTGGTCACCGTGCTGGCCGCGGTCGGCTTCACCGTGGTACGGGAGCTCCGCGCCGGACGCGCCCGCGACGCGGTGCCGCCCCTCCTGCTCACCGGGCTCTTCGGCGTCGTCCCGCCGGCCCTGGCGATCGGCGCGTACTTCGCCGCCTGGCACTCCTGCCGGCACGTCGCCCGGCTGACGCGACACGACCCACGCAACACGGCCGACCTGGAAGCCGGACGGGTCGGGCCGCCGCTGCGTCGCTTCGCCCGCCAGGCGGCCGCCCCCACGGTGGTCGCCGTCGCCGCCCTGATCGCCCTGGTCACCTGGCCCGGCCACCGGGCCGACCCACTGCCCGCGACCTTCGCCGTACTGGCCGCGCTGACCCTCCCGCACGCGGCGCTGGTCGCCTGGGCGGACCGACGTCACACCCCCGCGCCCCGGCCGCCCGGGTGGTCCCCGCGGGGGTGA
- a CDS encoding GMC family oxidoreductase: MRYDVVVVGSGFGGSVAALRLAEKGWSVGVLEAGRRFADDEFPETSWRLRRFLWAPRLGCYGIQRLSLLRPADRRAGGGVLVLSGAGVGGGSLVYANTLYEPLDAFFDDPQWRDVTDWRAELAPHYDQAKRMLGVVTYPVETAADRAMRAVAGRMGVGHTARPTPVGVHLGRPGERAADPYFGGVGPARTGCTHCGGCLTGCRVGAKNTLVKNYLWLAERLGARVRPLTTVTAVRPAPGGGYRVETVRTGGWRRDRQVFEADQVVFAAGALGTQRLLHAMRAAGALPGLSPRLGELTRTNSEAILGATVPRSRARAEGLDFTAGVAITSSFHPDPQTHVEPVRYGRGSNAMGLLQSLLVDGGPRRVRRWVGALLRQPVRAARTLLVRGWSERTVIALVMQSTDTSLTTRLRRGRLVSRPGAGASNPTWIPAGNRAARLLAEEIGGVPGGSVTEPFDIPMTAHILGGAVIGTSPADGVVDPYHRVFGHPGLHVVDGAAVSANLGVNPSLTITAQAERAMACWPNRGEADPRPPLGAPYRRVDPVPPRRPAVPADAPGALRR; encoded by the coding sequence ATGCGGTACGACGTGGTGGTCGTCGGGTCGGGCTTCGGTGGCAGCGTCGCGGCGCTCCGGCTGGCCGAGAAGGGCTGGTCGGTCGGGGTGCTGGAGGCCGGCCGCCGGTTCGCCGACGACGAGTTCCCGGAGACCTCCTGGCGGCTGCGGCGGTTCCTCTGGGCGCCCCGGCTGGGCTGCTACGGCATCCAGCGACTGAGCCTGCTCCGCCCGGCCGACCGGCGGGCCGGCGGGGGAGTGCTGGTGCTCTCCGGCGCGGGGGTGGGCGGCGGCTCGCTGGTCTACGCGAACACCCTCTACGAGCCGCTGGACGCCTTCTTCGACGACCCGCAGTGGCGGGACGTCACCGACTGGCGGGCCGAGTTGGCTCCCCACTACGACCAGGCGAAACGGATGCTCGGGGTGGTCACGTACCCGGTCGAGACGGCCGCCGACCGGGCGATGCGGGCGGTGGCCGGGCGGATGGGCGTCGGGCACACGGCGCGGCCGACCCCGGTCGGGGTGCATCTGGGTCGCCCCGGCGAGCGGGCCGCCGACCCGTACTTCGGTGGGGTGGGGCCGGCGCGGACCGGCTGCACGCACTGCGGCGGGTGTCTGACCGGCTGCCGGGTCGGCGCGAAGAACACCCTGGTCAAGAACTACCTCTGGCTGGCCGAGCGGCTCGGCGCGCGGGTGCGCCCGCTGACCACGGTGACCGCGGTCCGGCCGGCGCCCGGTGGCGGCTACCGGGTGGAGACGGTCCGTACCGGCGGGTGGCGGCGGGACCGGCAGGTCTTCGAGGCCGACCAGGTGGTCTTCGCGGCGGGCGCGCTCGGCACCCAGCGGCTGCTGCACGCGATGCGGGCCGCCGGGGCGCTGCCGGGGTTGTCGCCGCGTCTGGGTGAGCTGACCCGGACCAACTCGGAGGCGATCCTCGGCGCGACGGTGCCCCGGTCGCGGGCCCGCGCCGAGGGGCTGGACTTCACCGCGGGGGTGGCGATCACCAGCTCGTTCCACCCGGATCCGCAGACCCACGTCGAGCCGGTCCGCTACGGGCGGGGCTCCAACGCGATGGGCCTGCTCCAGTCGCTGCTGGTCGACGGCGGCCCGCGCCGGGTCCGCCGCTGGGTCGGCGCGCTGCTGCGGCAGCCGGTCCGGGCGGCCCGGACGTTGCTGGTGCGGGGCTGGTCCGAGCGTACGGTGATCGCGCTGGTGATGCAGTCGACGGACACCTCGTTGACGACCCGGCTGCGGCGCGGGCGGTTGGTCTCCCGGCCCGGGGCCGGCGCGTCGAACCCCACCTGGATCCCGGCGGGGAACCGGGCGGCCCGGCTGCTCGCCGAGGAGATCGGCGGGGTGCCCGGCGGTTCGGTGACGGAGCCGTTCGACATCCCGATGACGGCGCACATCCTGGGCGGGGCGGTGATCGGCACGTCCCCGGCCGACGGGGTGGTCGACCCGTACCACCGGGTCTTCGGTCATCCGGGTCTGCACGTGGTGGACGGGGCGGCGGTCTCGGCGAACCTCGGCGTGAACCCGTCGCTGACCATCACCGCGCAGGCGGAACGGGCGATGGCGTGCTGGCCGAACCGGGGGGAGGCCGATCCGCGTCCACCGCTGGGAGCGCCGTACCGGCGGGTCGACCCGGTGCCGCCGCGCCGTCCCGCGGTGCCGGCCGACGCTCCGGGCGCCCTGCGGAGGTGA